One Molothrus ater isolate BHLD 08-10-18 breed brown headed cowbird chromosome 11, BPBGC_Mater_1.1, whole genome shotgun sequence genomic window, TCCCATGGTCCTTGTTAGCACAGGGCTGCAGTTAATGAACACCTGTGTTCTACCACTTCTCTGGTACAGATCTCTTTACCAAAGCATTTTGCAAGAATGAGAAGGCAGAAGCTGAATCTGGGGCAAGTAAATGTATGCAATCAATGTTCCATACTTGTTGGAAGAGGAGTTGACACCAACATTTGTTAAACCAACCTTCATTTCACTTTCACACAAACCTCAGGGAGTCTCACTAACCCATGGTGCAATGTGACCAAGGATTTGTCACTCTCCCTCAATACATGTGTCTTTAAAGAGCATTACACAGCAGGCAACAGCAGTCAGCTTCACCTGTCATTTCCTAAGTATTTGTCATTTCCCCTTTCACACCAAGCCTCTTTTCTGTTTATATACCTAACCCTGGGCACGTGGACAGTTTCTGGAGACAGAATTTTGCCAGTGCTGTACTTTGTTGAGTCTCCAATCTGCCTGCACACAGTGGGGCAGGTTCCAGGGCTTGGGGAGCTCTGTAAATGTTGATTGTGTCATTAGCAAGGGTTCTGCTGATTAGGTTCTGATTAGTGCTGATGATTGTTAGCTCCTGCCTGTTACATAGGCTGGAGAACAGCTTGCTGTTGGTACTCAGTTACCCATTCCTTGTTGGCAGAACCTGAAGCAAAGCAGTGTCCCTCTGCCCAGGCATGTTGAACTCTTCCAAGAAATGTAGGTGACCTGAATTCAGAATACAGCTAATGAGAGCATCTTAATCCCAGAAGATTACAGAGTATTCtcatgaaagaggaaaatattgcaTACAAAATAATTGTGCAAGTTTTGGCAGATTGACAGGATTTCTGGTTTAGCAGTGACTGTTCTGTACTGCAGATTGAAGCCTAGCAGGAGATGCTCACCCAGAGCTAAATCTCTTAGGATACCTGGCATAGCTGCCCTTCCTCTGGTGGCTTTTGCTTACAGTAACTCCATCTGTTCCTCCTGTTCTAGTTCTCCAAAAGCCAATGCTTCTTTGCTCCAGAGAAGCTGGATTTGGAGATTATAGTGCACACACATTCCAAGGAATTGCTTGAGGCACTGAGGAAGAAAAGGTTGTGATGGAAGTGGTATATTTAAcacttttctcattttttcttttctgagcttGGGAATTCAGCAGAGGAGTTAGTAGCTTCTCTCTAGAGTTCATGATAAAAACAGACTTATTTTAATGCAGGTGAATGTGGATATTTGGATTGTTTTAAGGAATCGGTTTAGACAAAATACTGATCTGAGctttttttgttaataataGCTATAATTTGGCCAAGAAGTGATATCATGTGGGCAAGCTTTGTGGGGATCATGTCCGTTCCCACCTGATAACCAATGGCTTTTAAACAGCCAGAACACTTAGGCAAGAATCAATCCTCATCACATTTTACTGTTGCATAGATTCACCAAGACATTGGACTGACCAACCATGTGCCGTTGTTGAAGAAGTCTCTGGAACAATTTGTGTACAGAGTGAAGGCAATGCTGGCGTTCAACCACTGCCAGGAGGCCTTCTGGGTCGGCATCCTCAAAAATCGGGATCTTCAGGTGAGAACCATTGCCCTGCCCGGGGCAATTAAAATCTGGGAGAGGACAATGCTCATCTTGTCCAACTCTAGACACATCTCTAACTCTCCCCTTGTGTGTGGATATAGCTAAAAGGCCAAATTCAGTGTGACCACAGTACAGTCATGTCAAGTGCAGGagaaagaagcattttatttcaagatTAAGAGTCTGCATCTCTAGGCTCTTGCACTGAGGGGTCAGATTTGATCATAATGAACAGGTACAGGGATTTTTTGGCTGTTCCCTGGCGAGAACTTCATGCACAAGAGGGAAGAGATAAAGGTCACTTGAACACCTTCACACACTTTCATGTGTGGCTTTAAAAGAAGCCAGTTTTGGCTCTTCATCTCACTGTGGAAGCAGGACATTTAAACAAACCTGATGTTTTAAATTCTAAAACTCTTTATTTAAGAAGGCAACAAAATGCCCTTTtctcccatcccaccctggcACGCTTTGGCCACTTCACGTACACTCAGTACAGATCTTGTGTTCAACTTAGGGAGAAGAAATTTTGACTCAGGCCTCTGAGGAGAGGGGCTCGGATGAGGACGAAGGGGACGAGGAGGATTCAGCGGAGGGCCCCGCTGAGGAGGTACTTCAGGGGCCGCCGGGCTGCGCCTCTCCGAGGCGAGGGAGGGCGGGGGTGCAGCTCCGGTACTGACGGGGGCCCGTCCCGCAGGAGCTGAGCGGCAGCGACACGGACGGCAGCGaggagcgcggcggggccgggccgggccctgAGGCAGCGCGGCCCTGAGGCACCGGacgggcgggcggggcgcggctCCCGCGcaggcgcggcggcggcggcggccatGTCGGTGCAGGAGGACCCGGTGCAGCGGGAGATCCACCAGGACTGGGCCAACCGCGAGTACATCGAAGTGATCACCAGCTCCATCAAGAAAATCGCAGACTTCCTCAACTCCTTCGGTgagggcgcggggcgggggctgcgggcgggccgggctggggcggGCGGTGCGGCGGCCCGCGGTGTCTCACTGCCGCCTCCCCGCAGACATGTCGTGCCGGTCCCGGCTGGCCACCCTGAACGAGAAGCTGACGGCGCTGGAGCGGAGAATCGAGTACATCGAAGCCCGGGTGAGCAGAGGGGGAGGTGGGCCGGGTGCGGGCCGGGCCCGAGGCCGGCCCTGGTTgaggcttttccttttcccGTAGGTCACCAAGGGGGAGACGCTGACATAGGCCCGGGGCGGCCCCAGCACCGCCGCCCCTCACCCCGCTCGGGGCCcaccgccaccgccgccgcctCTGCTCGTGTTGCCAATAAACcgctgtgctcctgccctgcctgctctctgcgTGCCTGCCTGGGGCCGGGCCGCGGGATGCCCGGCTCCCTGCCACCGTCCTGGATGTCCAGAGCCTGCCCTTCCATCCGCCTGACCCACGGGGTTTGGGCACACGTTCCTCCCCACGCGTGGGGGCTGTACCACAGGGGCTGCGGGCCAGGCTGTTGTCAGCTCCTGGAGGCACCTGACTGGCCTTTGGGGCGCtttgtgctcctgctgggatcaTAGAAAATCTGGTGATCCCTAAGGTCTGGAGGGTGTCTCAGCCTTCACATGTGCACATGTCAGGgcagtgtggggacagcaggctCGCCTGGCTGGTGCACATGCCACAGGAGAGAGCCTTTTGCCAGCACCCAGGAAGAGGTGTTTCTCCTCTCTGCGAGGCAAGTGGCAAGGAGAAGGAAGtctctcagcccttccccaccaCTCCTCCATTTATCTCAGTTTTTCAGTGGGCATCCAGATCTGCACATTCACTGCTCATATTTAGTGTTTGTTGGGGAGTCCATGGAATTGATATCAAGAAAGGTTTTATTACTTCCCAGCAGGCTTTAAAAGTTTTGGTGTATTTTCCAACTGTAATCTTAGCTTTTTCATGATGGCACTGTCATGCCTGCAGTGTTTACTGAGCACCTGAGTTACTTAATGTTTGTTATATTTTTGATGCTGTCTGACATCAGCCGGTTCCTTGTTGATGTAGGTCCTCCTCTGAGCTCACAGGTTTGTTCTCCATAGGAATCTCTGTTTTCCATTGTTTGAATAAGTGCTCCTCCAGCTTTTTCCTCAGCTTTCATGGTTACTGTCATTTTGGGCTGCACATCAGGGAGGCTTGGCTGCCTTTGGAGCACAGTACCTGTGCAAATGAGTGCTTTGTAGTAGCCCTGCAGTGAAGTGGAACAGCCATGGCTCACTGCTGTTGGGTGTAGGGGCCATATCAAATTATACTGTTGTCATAAGAAGATTGATAGATGGAAGGAAAGCAGCTCTCCCTTGGCTCCAAGGTGGCTGCTCTGTAGCCCAAGTACATCAGAAGTACTGCCATGGCCCA contains:
- the BRK1 gene encoding protein BRICK1 codes for the protein MSVQEDPVQREIHQDWANREYIEVITSSIKKIADFLNSFDMSCRSRLATLNEKLTALERRIEYIEARVTKGETLT